In Apis cerana isolate GH-2021 linkage group LG3, AcerK_1.0, whole genome shotgun sequence, the sequence tacgtgataagaaagtttaaatgattattgcgTGAGATCTTTTAtccattaaatacatattagtattatttaatgtttatagatttaatatttgatcaaattaAGGAAgtcatacatattttattaagattttaaagatattgtgTACAATTACTTCTATCTTATATCACAGATACGTatatgttttgaaaatataatttctgttagatataatataaattcaaaataaattaacattaagaTATCGaccttttttcaaattaaaaaattaaatctttttttatgaattaaatttatttcgaaataaagaaatttagaattttagaattttttagaacaaactaaaaaacaaattgcaaTGATAGTGATATATTACAGTGATacatttcaagaatttataaatttataaattttatattaaatgaaaagaaatcaattaattattattgaatgaaaattcttattaaaatatccattattcataatatatcattaaaaattctcctCTCAATTCATGTGATTTCTTTATCAAGTTAATTAATATGAGGATCATTCATGATTAGCACTGGACTTCCCAATGATGCTATACGGTCATTGATCTGACCGAATTAATTAGAGgttatctataatatacatatatgggtatacatatatgaaacTTTATTCTCTTCTCATCggtcaaaatataaaatatcgtttcatatatattgtgtaaaaaattatgaatataatataaaaaataaaaaagatagctattttataattaattataaactatactataattcaatttttataacacaaaaacaattattttcatgtttaCAGATATCTCGTAATTAAGATGTTAGGGCTACTTTTATTAGTAGCCATTCTTGGTACATCAACATTTGCCTACAATGGCGAACTGGTGGAACAAGAATGTCCCATGGATTGTCATTGTCATTATTTCCGTGTCAATTGGGTGACCGACTGTTCTGAAAGCAACTTAACGAACATCCCGATTGACGAGCTTAGTCCAAATGTCTACGTTCTAGATATGAATGGTAACAACATCGCACAGGTTGCTCCATTTCCACATTCGATCAAGCTAAGACGTCTCCAGATGGCACATAATCGATTGACCGAACTCAAGTATAAGTCATTCGCCggattaacttatttattggAAGCGGATTTTTCCTGGAATGCTATCACTCATGTCGATCCCGAGGCGTTTAGGTAAGAGAAATTTTcagattcattttttatagatatcttGTTCCTATACATGCACATAAATAAGAGTCATTGCactgtttatttacataataaaaaaaaagtagagatAATGAtttgtagaaataatttacattttttatttttatagcaaaactttgattttctaaattaattagaaattttataaattagaaattagaaataataataaattagaaatttaaattaaattaaattattttaagaaaatctgtttggaatattacatattggaattaaaattgaaattgtaattgtatattttaacaaaatctatctataatatttttatttaaaataataaaacatatattttatgaaaataattgtattaattaattaaaaaataatatataattataaattataaatatatttaattttgacaattttgtatcatcttaataattttcaaattattttttgaaaatatgatcagaaaattttatttattgattttattttcagatagaattattaaaacattgatCAAACTTTTAGAAatctacaaatttattatttttaaatttaattcgcagtccttaatatatttttaatttgagaatttctgtttatttatttgataaattttaaatattttaaataataattttattattattattttataattattataaataataattttaaataataaaataatttataatttttcatattacgtcaaaataatttattttcatatttaatatttaatattaaatatttcatatttcatatttaatatttctgtaaatataaaaaattaaatattcgaataaatatagaaatatattttgggcatttatattaatttttatattttcaaaaaaatattgaaatatcattcaataataaatagcagaatttattttaaaactgcaaaaaaataaattaaaaaaaagaaacatttctgTTAgggattatattaaatataattcctaaacagaaaaataaatactttttatttacaaaatgaaaaatttgcatacatattttaaaaactttaataaaaaaaactctgaattgattttcttaaatttaaaatgctaATATACCTCCTaagtttttcagaaatttttaatcttccgTATaggtaaatattatcaaaaaaaatataaatctgattTACAATATCGTTACAATACTTTGAATATCGTTTCACGTAATTCGCTTCTGATCAATGGATGTTATCCTAACAATGCTACTTATGCTACGCGATAAGTAAGTAGTACATATTATAAAGTCTAATAGAtaccattaaaatttaattaaacaatgatttaatgtaataaaaaatagatgtaTTTTTACACACTAATCGAACAACAATTTTAAGTCACttagataataattcattaaattaattatatttttgttaagcTTTTAAAAGCATTTCTTCTATGTTCAGCActgtagaaaaattttgctCTCAAAACAATCCAAACTATTTCAATCTATTTCGTTTGCACGTTCTGATTTTCTATTATCAGCTTTTCATAAACTTTGCAACAATTGGCTACTTTGTGctttaatatactataaattagAAAGGAGGTAATATTACAATCATTCTAATaacaacagaaaaaaaataaagattagataatataaaaaattatctatccaTACGATATATATCTTCATGTGCACATCACTATAATCACGGACTTAATACTTCAACAGGGACAGTCCTGGTCTAATTACGCTGGAACTTCAAAACAACCCTTTGGAAGAGGTTAAGGGTCACTTCTTAAAATGTCGCACCTTGCTCTACCTCGATTTGAATTCGTGCGGTATACGACACCTGAACACGCAATTCTTCCACAATACAACGAATCTAAATAAACTCGACTTGTCCCATAATCCACTTGGACAAATTAAACCTGGCCCGTTTGATCACCTCGCCAATTTGGAATATCTGAAGCTGAACGCTTGCAACTTGACCCACATTTCATCAATCGCGTTTGCCCATTTGGAAAATCTTCGAGAACTCGAGATGGCGGAAAATGATCTACGCACGTTAAGCTGGACGAGTGTATTAGCACCTCTAGTtcgattagaatatttaaacatcAGAAAAACTGGCATCACCAATCTGCCAGGCGATGCCTTCGCACAAAACTTATACCTTAGACAATTGGTCCTTGCTGATAATGAATTGTGGCACTTGGACGTTGGAAATACATTGGGTCACAACTTGCACAGCCTTCAATCGTTGGATCTATCGAATTGCAATCTGCAAGATCGCCTTTCGGAAGAGGCTTTCAAAAACGCTAGCAAATTGCGCGTGTTGAATTTGAGTGGTAATCCAATGTTCGCCGCTGATTTGACAGTGGTTCTCCGTCATTTGCCAAAACTTCATAAACTTTCACTGAGCAAATGCAGCCTGCAACGTCTGCCAAACGCGTTCcacatttttaaacatttggaAGAATTAGATATCTCGCATAATCCTCTGACAGACGCGTTCGTCAGTTTGCTAAACCCGCTAGAATCGTTAGAA encodes:
- the LOC107998162 gene encoding protein artichoke isoform X1; translated protein: MLGLLLLVAILGTSTFAYNGELVEQECPMDCHCHYFRVNWVTDCSESNLTNIPIDELSPNVYVLDMNGNNIAQVAPFPHSIKLRRLQMAHNRLTELKYKSFAGLTYLLEADFSWNAITHVDPEAFRDSPGLITLELQNNPLEEVKGHFLKCRTLLYLDLNSCGIRHLNTQFFHNTTNLNKLDLSHNPLGQIKPGPFDHLANLEYLKLNACNLTHISSIAFAHLENLRELEMAENDLRTLSWTSVLAPLVRLEYLNIRKTGITNLPGDAFAQNLYLRQLVLADNELWHLDVGNTLGHNLHSLQSLDLSNCNLQDRLSEEAFKNASKLRVLNLSGNPMFAADLTVVLRHLPKLHKLSLSKCSLQRLPNAFHIFKHLEELDISHNPLTDAFVSLLNPLESLEYLDMSYCNLGYVGNNTFAHMTFLKKLILSGNKLHTLEEGLFANLTRLESLELNNCDLKTPIDPKVFGDRITTDIIELKLSGNSLEVPEDGPLLPTQLSNLEILDLSNCNLTHLNENLFSTTKNLTQLNLSSNTISGTENLVCLKKLRMLEHLDLSNNSLATVNRRVFKFNSRLLSVNLLGNPFVCNCFITDMWDWAVQVKNDLHVLVGSQPANFETGAAKLRKSLSCTYDDDTYRQIEQARASGDRPSRKGDLSRTRTWAKYVRESNCGRSL
- the LOC107998162 gene encoding protein artichoke isoform X2; its protein translation is MDVILTMLLMLRDKDSPGLITLELQNNPLEEVKGHFLKCRTLLYLDLNSCGIRHLNTQFFHNTTNLNKLDLSHNPLGQIKPGPFDHLANLEYLKLNACNLTHISSIAFAHLENLRELEMAENDLRTLSWTSVLAPLVRLEYLNIRKTGITNLPGDAFAQNLYLRQLVLADNELWHLDVGNTLGHNLHSLQSLDLSNCNLQDRLSEEAFKNASKLRVLNLSGNPMFAADLTVVLRHLPKLHKLSLSKCSLQRLPNAFHIFKHLEELDISHNPLTDAFVSLLNPLESLEYLDMSYCNLGYVGNNTFAHMTFLKKLILSGNKLHTLEEGLFANLTRLESLELNNCDLKTPIDPKVFGDRITTDIIELKLSGNSLEVPEDGPLLPTQLSNLEILDLSNCNLTHLNENLFSTTKNLTQLNLSSNTISGTENLVCLKKLRMLEHLDLSNNSLATVNRRVFKFNSRLLSVNLLGNPFVCNCFITDMWDWAVQVKNDLHVLVGSQPANFETGAAKLRKSLSCTYDDDTYRQIEQARASGDRPSRKGDLSRTRTWAKYVRESNCGRSL